The following are from one region of the Bacillus methanolicus MGA3 genome:
- a CDS encoding glycoside hydrolase family 108 protein, whose amino-acid sequence MFRKYKLIVFITSFLLLFTLVFPFTPSDVKAAENYYTNTNQLQLVETITLYDSPTSKPLSAKVAPQTVNVISNWVKIKTWLGEKWIHLTERKVQIKLTEITDLYDQPNGKKNQALAPQTVNVLEESNGWFKINTWIGEKWIHPSNAVILLTVNQTTSLYDSPEGKKLNASIAPQTVTVIEDWYKINTWLGAKWIMLNGSESASKPPTGNFSEKDIFAEALAFTLGVEGGYVNDPSDYGGPTNLGITQDTYNRYLALKGKKSKNVKYITFEEAKEAYYLLYWKPSNAHRMDRALAIVMFDTAVNLGLHGDAKKAGGAIKHLQKALNITADGVWGPATEKAFAAVPKSKHNELALKIISYNKAFRYERVKQDPKQRKYLEGWLNRDNKLENYIKRIIN is encoded by the coding sequence TTGTTTAGGAAATATAAGTTAATAGTTTTTATAACTAGCTTTCTTTTATTATTTACTTTAGTTTTCCCTTTTACCCCATCCGACGTTAAAGCAGCAGAAAACTACTACACAAATACAAATCAATTACAATTAGTTGAAACAATAACATTGTACGATAGTCCGACAAGTAAGCCTTTATCAGCTAAAGTTGCTCCACAAACGGTTAACGTGATTAGTAACTGGGTAAAAATTAAAACATGGTTGGGAGAAAAATGGATTCATCTAACAGAAAGAAAAGTTCAAATTAAACTGACGGAAATAACAGACTTATATGATCAACCAAACGGGAAAAAGAATCAAGCTTTAGCTCCGCAAACAGTAAACGTTTTAGAAGAAAGCAATGGTTGGTTTAAAATTAATACTTGGATTGGAGAAAAATGGATTCATCCATCCAACGCGGTCATTCTATTAACCGTCAATCAAACAACATCGCTATACGATTCACCAGAAGGAAAAAAACTAAATGCATCCATTGCCCCACAAACTGTAACTGTTATAGAAGATTGGTATAAAATTAACACTTGGCTTGGTGCAAAGTGGATTATGTTGAATGGAAGCGAGTCTGCATCTAAACCTCCAACCGGAAATTTTAGTGAAAAGGATATTTTCGCTGAAGCACTTGCGTTTACCCTTGGAGTTGAAGGGGGATATGTAAATGATCCAAGTGATTACGGTGGTCCAACAAATTTAGGTATCACCCAAGACACATATAATCGTTATTTAGCTTTAAAAGGTAAAAAATCAAAGAACGTAAAATATATTACTTTTGAAGAAGCAAAGGAAGCATATTATTTACTTTATTGGAAGCCTTCTAATGCCCATCGTATGGATAGAGCACTAGCAATCGTTATGTTTGATACAGCAGTAAATTTAGGTCTTCATGGAGATGCTAAGAAAGCCGGCGGCGCCATTAAGCATTTACAAAAAGCGCTAAACATTACCGCAGATGGAGTGTGGGGGCCTGCGACTGAAAAAGCGTTTGCTGCGGTGCCAAAATCAAAACATAACGAATTAGCCCTTAAAATTATTAGCTATAACAAAGCATTCCGTTATGAGCGTGTCAAGCAGGATCCAAAACAACGAAAATATTTAGAAGGATGGCTTAATCGAGACAATAAATTAGAAAATTATATTAAGAGAATCATCAATTAA
- a CDS encoding alpha-amylase — MPDTTKILKFAHSEGSSTQEFSYVKDGKYIWKGIYSYDHDQHFTKYYKENKSGLIIGNLDNEKFSFLHLAYPVRVGTTWSHTDDKGKKIICKITSVTKTIKIRAGTFKNVVEVKESNGAYSYYAKHVGLIKSYRPNATFDPDFVELVSIKTKITVMWRNSELKKGQIGRITVQKPINLWKRDKDQRLQFVRILKPGEQYRVYTFDNLYGGRYGLGGGYFVTKMPKHVKYETPSKKLLDKVKVLYLN; from the coding sequence ATGCCTGACACAACAAAAATATTAAAGTTTGCCCATTCGGAAGGATCTAGTACTCAGGAGTTTAGCTATGTCAAAGACGGGAAGTACATATGGAAAGGCATTTACTCGTATGACCATGACCAGCATTTCACAAAGTATTACAAAGAGAACAAATCTGGTCTTATAATTGGAAACCTTGATAATGAAAAATTCTCTTTCTTGCATCTAGCATATCCAGTCAGAGTAGGAACAACTTGGTCGCATACGGATGATAAGGGGAAGAAAATTATTTGTAAAATTACTTCCGTAACAAAAACTATAAAAATAAGAGCAGGGACATTCAAAAATGTCGTGGAAGTAAAAGAAAGTAATGGTGCGTATAGTTACTATGCAAAACATGTTGGTTTGATTAAGTCTTATCGGCCTAACGCGACATTTGATCCTGATTTTGTAGAATTAGTTTCCATTAAGACTAAAATCACTGTCATGTGGAGAAATTCGGAATTAAAGAAAGGACAGATAGGAAGAATCACAGTTCAGAAGCCTATTAATTTGTGGAAGCGAGACAAAGATCAGCGGCTACAGTTTGTAAGAATCTTAAAGCCGGGCGAGCAATATCGTGTATACACGTTTGATAACCTATATGGCGGACGATATGGATTAGGCGGAGGATACTTTGTGACGAAGATGCCTAAGCATGTAAAATATGAAACTCCTTCGAAAAAGCTGCTGGATAAGGTGAAAGTGCTTTATCTGAATTAA
- a CDS encoding helix-turn-helix domain-containing protein, with protein MGRQSLKSIAKKLGRQPKSLEITLIRKRGTSNTKASTGMVTAGELAKTLQIDRNTVLGWINRHGLPFRQRVTRYKKKFTFIDIEEFWKWAYENKDRIDFSKLAFNSLPPEPDWVKEERKQKKNVRNYRNWTTQEEKQLIELAASGKTFQEIASILNRTTLSVEKKYYRLKRINGIKDD; from the coding sequence TTGGGTAGACAATCTTTAAAATCGATAGCAAAAAAACTGGGACGACAGCCTAAGTCTCTCGAAATTACCTTAATAAGAAAAAGGGGGACATCCAACACAAAAGCCAGTACGGGGATGGTTACAGCGGGAGAATTGGCGAAAACATTGCAAATTGACCGAAATACAGTTCTCGGCTGGATCAATCGGCACGGATTGCCTTTTAGACAAAGAGTAACAAGATATAAAAAGAAATTTACATTTATTGATATCGAAGAGTTTTGGAAATGGGCTTATGAAAATAAGGATAGAATCGATTTTTCAAAATTGGCTTTTAATTCCCTTCCTCCAGAGCCTGATTGGGTAAAGGAAGAGAGAAAACAAAAAAAGAATGTGCGAAATTACAGAAACTGGACAACCCAGGAAGAAAAACAATTAATAGAATTAGCTGCAAGCGGAAAAACTTTTCAAGAAATAGCTAGTATCTTAAATAGAACAACGCTTTCAGTAGAGAAAAAATATTACCGATTAAAACGTATAAATGGCATTAAAGATGACTGA
- a CDS encoding DUF3298 and DUF4163 domain-containing protein, with translation MKKWIFGAAVCFALMFSSFFPHEASAKVIWDGMELKKGQIGKVTILKQTELYQLNGTEKTILKKLKPGEVYRIYQFLPGKLGLGGGKFIDRDNRIKYQTPSKEKIQALGVKITKHRYQNTFDYPQVTGLISKSAQDKINETIKKHVRASYNAMIELEEQEKEDRENYYDPDTDYEFWYDYDYSMSYEIKYNENNLLSILIYDYSYTGGVHGLTSVTSYNFNVLTGQQLKLGNVAKSQTALNKIKKYAITDLTNRANRGEMIFKEYLHDMKINNERPFYFTSNGIVIKFFEYEVAAYAAGMPEVKVPYSVFK, from the coding sequence ATGAAAAAATGGATTTTCGGTGCAGCCGTCTGCTTTGCGCTGATGTTTAGCAGTTTCTTTCCTCATGAAGCATCAGCAAAAGTTATATGGGACGGCATGGAATTAAAGAAAGGGCAAATCGGTAAAGTAACCATCTTAAAACAGACAGAGCTTTATCAACTGAACGGTACGGAAAAGACTATTTTAAAAAAATTAAAACCGGGTGAAGTGTACCGTATTTATCAATTTCTTCCTGGAAAACTAGGACTTGGCGGCGGAAAATTTATTGACCGTGACAATCGAATCAAATATCAAACTCCATCAAAAGAAAAAATACAAGCATTAGGGGTAAAAATTACAAAACATCGTTATCAAAATACCTTTGATTATCCTCAAGTGACAGGCTTAATCAGCAAATCTGCTCAAGATAAAATCAATGAAACAATTAAAAAACATGTCCGCGCATCTTACAATGCTATGATTGAATTGGAAGAGCAGGAGAAAGAAGACCGCGAAAATTACTACGATCCAGATACTGATTATGAATTTTGGTATGACTATGATTACAGTATGTCATATGAAATTAAATACAATGAAAATAATCTGCTAAGCATTTTAATATACGATTACTCGTATACAGGCGGTGTTCATGGATTGACCTCCGTAACATCCTACAACTTTAATGTATTAACAGGACAGCAATTAAAACTGGGCAATGTCGCAAAATCCCAGACAGCTTTGAATAAGATTAAAAAATACGCGATTACCGATTTAACTAACCGCGCAAACCGCGGGGAAATGATATTCAAAGAATACTTACATGATATGAAGATTAACAACGAACGCCCATTCTATTTCACTTCGAATGGTATTGTCATCAAATTTTTCGAATATGAAGTGGCCGCATATGCAGCGGGAATGCCTGAAGTCAAAGTTCCATATTCTGTATTTAAATAG